GACGGGCCGGATTTGCTCTTGGTGCTCGACGATTACCAATCGATTCAATCGCCGGCCATCCACGAGGCTGTTGGATACCTCCTCGAGCACCTTCCGGATCGGATGTGCCTGGCCGTCGGCAGCCGGTCGGATCCGCCGCTGCCTTGGGCCCGTCATCGCGCCCGCGGGCGCTTGAAGGAGCTGCGCGCAGACGCACTCCGGTTCAGCCGCGAAGAAACGGACCTTTTTCTTAGGGATGTGATGCGGATGGAGATCCCGGCCGATTGGATCGACATCCTCGAGCAGCGGACCGAGGGCTGGGCGGCGGGTCTCCAACTTGCCGCGCTCTCCCTGGCGGGCCCCTCCGGCGGCGAAAGCGCGATCCGATCCCTCGACGGAAGCAGCCGTTTGCTCGTGGACTATCTGTGGCAAGAGGTCTTTTCCCGACAGGCGAAATCGGTGCGGTTATTCCTGCTCCTGACATCCGTTCTGGATCGGATGCACGCTTCGCTTTGCGATCTGATCACCGGCTGCAGCGATGAGAGCGCGGCAGTCTTGAAGCGGTTGGAGCGGGACAACTTGTTCATCGCCGCCCTCGACGACCGGGGCGAGTGGTACCGGTACCACCCCCTGTTCCGGGATTTCCTCCAGGACCGGTTGCAAAAGGAACACCCTTCCCGCATCCCCGGATTGCATCGCGCGGCCGCCGAGTGGCATTCGAAACACGGGTATCTGCGCGAGGCCGTCCGTTGCGCGTTCCGCGCTGGAGATTGGCCATTCGCCGCGGCGATGGTGGAACGGCACGGGGCGGATATGGTGATGCGCGGCGAAACGGCGGCTGTGCGTGAATGGTGCGATACGTTTCCGGAAGATGAAATGCGCAATCATCCGGGATTGTGCCTGATTCAATCCAACGCGCTCCTGCTCGGATACCGCGAGAGGGATAGGCGGAAAATCCTGGAACGCTTGACTCAAGTCGAACGGACTGCGATGGAAATGGGAGACCGGAGGACCGCACGGATCCTGATGGGGCAGGCGGCCACGACACGAACCTTCCTCGAAGCGACGACCTGGAATCCGGAGGTTGATCCGAGGCGGCAATTCGACCTGGCGCAAACGGCAATGGACCTGCTGGCGGAGGACGATCCGGCCCGTTCCGCGTTGGGATTGACGGTTGGGTATGCGCATATGGCGCTGCAGGACGCCCGGGCCGGAAGCGAAGCGATGGAACGGGCAAAGGAACTGTCCGCGGCCGGCCGGAATTTTTTCGGCATCGCCGAAGCCGCCTTCCATCAGGCCCGTCTGGCGCAGGCGCAGGGTCACCTGCGGCAGGCCGAAGCCATCTGCCGGCAGGCGCATGCGGACCTCGCGGACTTGACGGGTGGAGCGGGTTCTTCCCTGCCTGCGGCGGGATGCCTGGATCTTGCCCTGGGCGAGGTTTTCCTGGAACGGGACCGGTTGGATGAGGCGGAGCGGTTTTTCTCACACGGATTGGAACGGATCGGATGGGGGATGAATCCCTATTACCAGATGATCGCCTGCAGGGGATTGTTCCGCCTGCGGGCGATCCAAGCCCGGCAGGATGACGCATTCGGATTTCTCAGCCGTTTGGAGGACGCTTGGCCGGAAGTCGATTTCCTTTCCCGCGGATTGAGGATTGAGCTGAGGATCCGGCTCTCTCCGCAGCGGCGGAAACGCGGGATGGCGGAGGCGGATGCCTGGGACCGCTCGTTCTCCCGATCGCTGGACAGCGCGGACTTTCTTCCAGGAATGGGACCGCTGGGCGCGGCGGAAGCGTATTACTTGGCCTATCTGATCCGGACGTGGATTTCGATAGCCGCCGGACGGAGTCAAACGGCGCTTGCGTATCTGGAACGGCAGTTGGAATCGGCCGCCACGAACGGATTGGCGCAGCGGATTATGGAGCTGTCGCTTCTGCAGGCGCAGGCCCTGCACCGGCAGGGGGAGGACCGGCGAGTCTGGAAGGCGCTGGAACGCGCATTGGAAGCCGGACAGGCGGAGGGATTCATCCACACCTTCGACCAGGGACCGGAGTCGCAGAGTCTGCTGGCTGCAGCTTACCGGCGCGGGATCTACGCGGAGTACGTCGGGACAATTCTCAGCGCGATTTCTCCATCACCGCATCGGCCGGGAAGGGCTTTCGAAGAAGACGGCCTCCCCGGCGTTCCCTCCCCGCTTTCCCTCAGCGGAAGGGAAATGGAGGTTTTAAGGTTGTTGGCACGGGGGAATTCCAACCGGGAGATCGCCGAACGGCTGGTCATCACCGTCGGAACGGTGAAAACCCACATCAACCATATTCTCGAAAAAATCGGAGCCGGCAATCGGACGGAAGCGGTCGCACGGGCGCGCGAACGGGGGATTCTGGATCGTTGACGCCCTTTCCCGCGGACGGGCGGGTTTTCCCGAGACGGCATTCCGTCTTTTGCTCATCGGCGGGAGGGAGTCCCACCGCGCGATTCTCCATGGTTTTCCTTCGCGTCCTTCATCAAACCTTTCACTCACCGGCGGAGGGATACAATGATCCGTCAATCCCCCCGATTAGAGGCGTATCATGGAAACACTTTGGGACAGCCGTTTTGCGCAGCGCACGCAGGCGATGACCAGTTCGGTCATCCGTGAAATCCTGAAGATCACCGCCCGGCCGGACGTGATCTCCTTCGCCGGAGGCCTGCCGGCGCCGGAAATTTTTCCGGTCAAGGAGTTCGCCGCGGCCTGCGACGTGGTCCTCAGCGAGAAACCCTCCGAGGTCCTGCAATACGGGATCACCGAGGGGTACCTTCCGTTGCGCGAGTTTCTCGCCCGGCGGACTGAGCGTGAGGGGGTGACAACCGCCGTGGAAAACGTAATGATCACCACCGGCTCACAGCAGGCGTTGGATCTGATCGGCAAAATCCTGATCAACCCCGGCGACAAGATCCTGGTCGAATCGCCGACGTATCTCGGCGCCTTGCAGGCTTGGGGCGCTTACGGAGCGGAGTACATCGCCGTCCCGGCCGACGAGAACGGGATCCGCACCGACGGCCTGGAGGCGGCTTTGCGCGCCGGTCCGAAACTGATTTACGTTCTGCCGAACTTCCAAAATCCGACCGGCGTCACCCTCTCCCTGGACCGCCGCCAACGACTCGTCGAACTGGCCGACAAGTATGGTGTTCCGATCGTCGAGGATGACCCGTACGGTTCGCTGCGCTTCGAGGGCCAGCACCTCCCTTCGGTGGTCGCTTTGGACGCGCAGATGCGGGGGCAATCCCAAGGGTGCTACACCGGCAACGTCATCTACCTGAGCACCTTCTCGAAGATCCTCGCCCCGGGGCTGCGTCTGGCTTGGGTGATCGGGCCGCCGCAAGTCATCTTCCGGATGGCGCAGGCGAAGCAGGGCTCCGACCTGCACACCCCGACCTTCACCCAAATGGTTGCGTATCAAGTCGCTTACGACGGCTTCCTCGACCGCCACCTCGACGTCATCCGCAGTGTGTATCACCGCCGGCGCGACATCATGCTGGACGGAATGCAGAACACCTTTCCCGCTGGCGTGAAATGGACCCGGCCGCAAGGCGGTTTGTTCCTGTGGGTGACCCTCCCCGAAGGGATGGATTCGACCGAAATCCTGTCCGCGGCGGTGGAAAATAAAGTGGCCTTTGTTCCCGGAAGCCCGTTCTTCCCGGCCGGCGGCGGCGGGAACACCCTGAGGATGAATTATTCCAACGCCACCGACGGCGGAATTCGCGAAGGAATGTCCCGGCTGGGCAATACCTTGAAGCAGTATATGGAATAAGATGTGGGGGGCGTCACACTACGGAAAATATGCGGGAATGACGGGAAAAGGCTTCCGTATGGAAACGCGCCGTGATGACAGAGGTCGTCTTCATGAGATTGTACCGGAAGGTCGTCATCGACTTCGAGAAGGGGGTTGCTCATGCCGGCGCGGGTTAAACCGGCCTCCGGGAGCCATCGAAGGGAATCCGTTTGCTTATGCGCCAGGCTCCCGGCCGGGAGTATTCCGGGATGGGGGAAGAATGACTCGCCTGGAATACTTCTTTCCCGCAACTGCGCAGGCGGATTATTTCGACAAGATAATCACAGCATACCATCACCGGTGTTGGTGGTTTTGTCGGTCATCCCGGCGCCCGCCCTCGCGCCTGCTCTCGCGCCTGCCCTCGCGAAGCGGGGGAAGCAGGGGTGCTCGAAGCCGGGGTCCGGTATTTATTGAAGGTTTTCTGGATGCCGGCTAATTTCACCCCCGGCAAAGAACACGCCGAGGGCGTGCGCCGGCATGACGATCGCCAGATGAACAGCAACTTATTTAATGGTATTTCACCAACGGGTAATTGCAAACCCGATGACGAACCCGCCCAAGAGGCTCAGCGCGGCAAATGGAAGATAGGGGCGGCTCCGGATAAGGCCGGCGAGCATGAATTCAGCCGTTTGCAGCGAGCGCAAGGCGGTCCATAAGCCGAACTTCCGAATGGCATACATGAATGTTGCTCCTCTCATTTGGAAGTGGAGATGCGCAGGATCCGGCCTTTCTCATCGGCGACGACTCGCACCACGCGCGCCATCGGACCGGCGGGAGTTTTCACCTGCGCCTTGTACACCAGGGTGCACCGGTTTCCGGCTTGCGAAACGGAGGGGCGGGCTCCGCGCATTTCCGGATACTCCCGGTAGACCCTTTTGTTGACGGCTTCGACAACGGATGGCTCAATTCCCATGGCTTCCTCCGAAGGCGCGGGTCAAGAAGCAGCATGAAAGGAACGCCCGGCAGTCGGCGATTCCGGCGGGCGCATCCGGCGCCGCAGAAACGCGGGGATTTCCAAATCTTCGCCGGAACAGATCGCCGTGGGAGTCATTTCCTCTGTGACGATCGTGCCGGTTTCCACGGGGAAGCTTCCCGGGCGGGCGGCCGGACCCGGATCCTCCGCGGGGCCGGGGGCGGCCGTGCCGACGATCGGCCGCGACCGGTTGGGCGTACGCGCCGGCGCCGGCTGAAGCAACTGCGCCACCGGGCGGCGGACGGCCGCCGCGGGTTGTTCCGCCGCCAGCCGGGAGACGGGCGCGGCGGCGGAAGCCGGCGAACCTTCCGGCTTCGAATGCTTGAGCAGGATGTGCGAGGCGCCGGCGATCACGCTTCCCAGAGGCTGTCCGCCGACGCCGGTGGCGACGATGATCACCTGCACCCGGCCCTTCATCGCCGGATCGATCGCCGCGCCGAAGAAGACCTCGGCATTGGCGGCGTCGGCCGCCGCTTCCTGCATCGCCCGGTGCAACTCGGCCAATTCCAAATCCTCTCCGCCGGTGAAGTGCACCAGCAGGCCGGCGGCCGTTTCCAGCGACCCGATCTCGAGCATCGGATTGTGAAGCGCGGACCGAACGGCGAGGATCGCCTTGTCGGGCCCGGTGCCGTGCCCCACGGCCAGGCATGCGCCCCCCGCGAGCTGCATCAGCGAGCGCACGTGCGAGAAATCCACGTTCACCAATCCCGGTCGGGTGATCAGCTCGGCGATCGCCTGCACGCCCTGGCGCAGGACATCGTCCGCCAGCCGCAGCGCCACGTCGAAGGTGGTTTGTTTGGGCGCCACCTCAAGCAGACGGTCGTTGGGAATCGTGATCAGCGTGTTGCAGAAGGGGCGCATGGCTTCGATCCCTTCCTGCGCCGCCTGCATCCGCCGCTTGCCCTCGAACGAGAAGGGCAGGGTCACGATCGCGACGACGATCGCGCCTTGGGCGCGGGCGATCTCGGCCGCCACGGGGATGGCGCCCGTCCCGGTGCCGCCGCCCATCCCCGCGGTCAGAAACACCATGTCGGCGCGCTGGAGCGCCTCCGCCAGTTCGCGGGAGCTTTCTTCGGCGGCAGCCCGGCCGACGGCGGGATCCCCGCCGGCGCCCAGCCCGCGCGTCGTACGCGGCCCGAGAGCCACCTGGCGCGGCGCCTGAGAGTGGTTCAGCGCCTGGTGGTCGGTATTGCAGGCGATAAACTCCACCCCGCAGACGCCGAGTTCGATCATCCGGTTTACGGCGTTCGAGCCGCCGCCGCCGAGGCCGACGACTTTAATCACCGTCTTGGGATGAGATTCGTTTTCCGCTTCCGGGGTCTCGAAATCGTTGGGAAAAATCATGGCGGTCTCCTCTCACGTGCGTTCGGCGGCAAGGTATTCCACGCGGCACCCGCTGTCGCGCAATCGCAGCGCGGCGGCCGCGGCGGGAGCGCCGCCGAGAATGGTGACTTTTTCCGCCTGGCTGGCTTCATCGATGGAAAAGCCGCAGACGGGCTGAAATGCCTGCATGTAGGTCCGCAGCGATTCCCAGGCGGCACCGGATAGAATTCCCGGATCGGCGGGCAGGAGCAGATAATGCCGCAGGGATTTTCGCCCGGCCTCGGCCGGCTGCAGCCTTTTGGACAGGGCGCGCCGCTTAAGGGAATCAACAATCGGCAGAGCGGATCCATTGTTGCGAAACCAGGCTTCGGAAGCTTCCGGGGCGCCGTCGTCCGCCGATAAAATCCAAAAGCACAGGCAAAGAACCGGCGCGGCGAATCCCCCGGCGGAGGCGATCTGGGCCGCCTGCAGGTTGACATCCGCCTGGCGCAGAGGATCGACGGGGGGATACTCCGGATCCGTCAAATCGCCGACCGTCGCTCCCGCCTTCAATCCGATCAGCGGCAGGCTGGTGCCGAGCGTGCGCCGGACGACGTCATCCGTCCAAAGGTACCCCTGGAAACCCAAATGATCCTGCGATCCAGGCGTGGTAAGGTAGGGGCGGGCCTCCGGCCAGCGGGCGGGGCCGCCCGAGCCCCAATCGAGAGGGCGGTTGCGGGCCGAAAAATCACACGCAACGGCCAGGTTCCTCGCCAAGTCACCCTTTCCGCAATGATCCAAACCGGATAGGAAAGCTTCCAAAAAAGCCAAACTCCAGTAATTTCCGCAAGGATCCAGCATCGGAAAAACCGGGGTCATCCCTTCAGCAAGGACCGCTTCGGCGACGGGCGGGAAAACCGAGAGGAATTGCCGCACGGGGGATGGGAAGCTTCGGCCGCCGGCGACCCAAGAGGATACAAGATTGGGTGCGGGGAAGGGGGCGATAAAATGCGCGCCGGCGCGCCGGTAAGCCCGGAAAATGGAATAGGCGACCGCCGGCGGAGGCTGGATCGGTTCACGGTCCAGGAGGATGATGGGTTCGACTCCGGCTTCCGTCAACATCCGGATAAATCCTTCGGGGATGGCTTGCGAGATCGATGTGGAGAGAACCAGCCACCGCAGGTCCATGGACAGCAATTCGGGGAGCCACAACTCCGCATCTTTGACACGGAAATGGCGGTCGTCCTGGAAATAATGGATCCCCAATCCTGGAGAGGTCTTCATGGCAGCCTTTTTCTTTTCTACCCCCTTTGGATGCAATTTACATGCCAGGCGTTGTTTTACCATAATTTAGAGGAACGCCTGCTCTTCACCCATAATCGGAGATCCAGACACCCGAGATAGACATCAGCATGACCGACGGCGGTTGGACCGGACCCCCTCATTGAGCAGGCGGTCGGGGTGACAAACTACGCGTGAAAAAAGCGATAAGCTTCCTTTGACAAGCGGAAAAAAGGCGGTTATTATTGGTAAATCTATGAGGGGGATCATGAATTCTGGGCTCTCATAGAAATTCTCATCACAAGGAATTAAAAGGAGGGTCACAATGTTCTCGAAGAAATCCGTCTTCGCGGTAGGACTCATGCTGTTCGCCGCCTCCATGGCGTGCAGCAATCCGATCACGGATTACCTGTCCACCCAAACGGCGGTGAAGCAGACGGCCACCGCGACGATGTGGACGCCCACCCCGACCGACACGCCGACGCCCACCCCGACCGACACGCCGACGCCCACCCCGACCGACACACCGACGCCCACCCCGGATCCACGTTATCAGGAAACCTATGGTTTGTTCGATTTTTCCTACGTGCCTCCTCGGGGATGGAAAAAGAATTCCGGCGAGGATCTGATGGCCTGGGAAGGCCCCGGCAACACCGCATTATATTTTTATACGAACCGGGTGAACGCCTCGGCCAACGAGATCGTTGATGTGCTCGTAGTTTTGTATTACGAAGAATACGGTTTCGAATGCGAGAGTCAAGGCGATTTTGAGATCAACTCCGGTTTGGACGGCGCCTGGATGACGTGCGATCTACCGAACAACACCCTGGTCCAGGAGTACATCGTCTCAGAGAAAGGTAAATATGTGGATGCCGTCTACTTGCGCGAAGACGGAGAGGATGAAGACCAGGATCCGGTCGTGGAAGATTGCATCCGGTCTATTGAATTCGATTAAGTTGTCTACAACAGCACGAGTCTAATCGTCGTCCCGCACAGGCGGTCGGTTTTTGGGCGCCTGTGCGGGATTTTTATGAGGCAAGGCATCCCGAAGCCGCTTATACAAAACCCTTTTTCAAGAAACAGACGATGAAGAAAATTGGATTTCTCTTTCCCGTTTCCTTGTATTTTCTCATATCCGTATCCTGTTCCAACCCGATCGCGAATTATTTCTCTACCCGGACCGCAGTCCTGCAGACGGCTACGGAGACGATGTAAACTTCGACCCTGACCAAAACACTGACCAACACGCCGGAACCGTGCTACATCGAACTTGGCGGATCGGTGGGCTTTTCCTCCGCGCCGTCGAAGGAGTGGAAGTGGAATACCGGCGGGGAACTCATGGGCTGGAACGGACCTGGAGGCGCCGAGTTGCGTTTCTCCGGGGAAAGGTTTGAGTTTGCTCCGGAAGAAATCGCCGGACTCGTAGGGGAGTATTACGAAGAAGAATACGGCGCCGAGTGCAAATCCAACGGAACCTTTGCCAACGACGCCGGAGTGGAATCCGCTTGGATGACGTGCATCGTTGAGCTTGCGGACGGCACCGCTCGGTTGTCCTCGTACTTTTTCTCGGACGGGGACGGCCACATGATCGTCGCCACGTAAGGGCGGGATGAGGACTGGGAAGAGGGACAAGACAAGATAGCGGAAGATTGCCTGAGGACGGTGAGATTCGAATAGAACCGGCGGGAGTTAACATCCTTCGCGCAATTCCGGAGCACCGGGTTATTCGTTAAGGATGGGAGTGGATCTTCGCAAACACACCAAGTTTTAAGGAGACGACTCAATGAAAAAAGCTTTGTTCCTGTTTCCGGCAGCCATGATCTACCTCGTTTCCGTATCCTGCTCCAACCCGATCACCAGCTACTTCTCCACCCGGACGGCGGTGATGCAAACCGCAACGGCGACGATGTGGACTCCGACCCCGACCAACACGCCCACCAACACGCCGACCTTCACGCCGACCTTAACCCCCACGCCGGATTTCCTCTTCGCCGACGATTTCGAGGATCCGGATTCCGGATGGATGGAGGACGAGGACGACTACGCGCTGTTGGAGTATTCAGACGGCGGATACCGCATGAAAATAAAAACCGACTACCTGATCGCTTGGTCGTTCGTCCCGGGCGAGGAGGATTACGGCGACGTGCGGATCGAAGTCGAAGTCGAGAAAATCGGTGGGCCGAAATCGACCGAATTCGGAATCATGGCCCGCTTCGTGGACCGCAATAATTTTTACCTCTTCGCGATGACCGCCGACGGGTACGCGATCATCGAGAAGAAGGAAGACGGGGAATACAGCGGCATATCCGGCGACGAATTCGAAGAAGTGGACGGAATCGATCCCAACGGGGTGAACCAGGTCTCCGTCGTATGCCGAGGCGAAGAATTGGAATTGTACGTGAACGGAAATCTGGTCCTGAGCGCGACGGATGATTCCTTCGAGGAGGGTCAGGTCGCGTTGGCGGTCGGAACCTTCGACATCGCGGGGGCGGATGTTTTGTTCGACAACATGTTCATCCGGCAGGCTTGACTCACGCCGTTAGAAAAAGGCGGGGCGCCGAAGGGCGCTCCGCCTTTTTCTAAGGAAATCCAATCTAGCGGGAGACGGCAATCTTAACCACGCGGCCGGAACCGTCCAGGCTGATCTTTGCAAATTGTCTGATCGCCTGCCCGTGGGCTTCGGATTTCCGGTCAAGGGCGACCACCCAGGCCGGAGAGCGGGGTGTGGACTGCGGTTTCCGGCCGGGCGAAGCATCTTTGGCTTCCCCGGAAGGAACTCCTTGCCCTTCCTGCGGATGGAGAAACCGGATTCGGCTGTCGCCCATCCCGGGCAGGTAATGCGCCATGGCCTTTTTAAGCTCCAACTGGACCTTCGGCGATGGTGAGCTTCCGTTTTCGACAAAGTCTTCCTTGGCAAAAATGGTTTTGATCCGCTCCGGGGAGAAGCGCCGGCGCGGAATGCCCCTTTGACCCCGTTTTGCAGAACCGGTTTCCGAAGCATAGAGCGGATCGCCGAGCAAAATGAACGAGATCAGGGTTTTTTGGTCTTCCGGATCCAGAAATCCCTGGCGCCGGTTCATTTCCTCGGTGAAGGCCAGTTTGGCCAGACGCAGGGATTCGCCGGCCGGGACGCCCGAAAGGCAGTTTTGCAGAAACAGGTGCGCCAGCAGATCGGCGGCGATCAACGGCGCCGCTGCGGCTCCGTAACAGATCTTGGTCGATCCGACCAGCGCCCGGGTTCCGGCGCCCAGAAAAGCGATGCTCAGCGCGTCGCGAACCCCTTTGCCGCGGATGTTGGCTCCGTAGCACGCCTCGGTGAATACGACCTGCGGCACGTTCCCGGCTTCTACAACCTGGGAAGGATTCAACACGATCGGAAATTCGGCGTCGGCCGGACCCTTCCCGCTGCTTTCCCGCTGGCCGAGCCATTGCGGCCCGCGTTCCAGTCCGTGCAGGTTGAAGTAGGAATACTTCGGTCGGGCCAGGAATTCCTTCGGAAGGGTGCCG
The sequence above is a segment of the Anaerolineales bacterium genome. Coding sequences within it:
- a CDS encoding PLP-dependent aminotransferase family protein, which produces METLWDSRFAQRTQAMTSSVIREILKITARPDVISFAGGLPAPEIFPVKEFAAACDVVLSEKPSEVLQYGITEGYLPLREFLARRTEREGVTTAVENVMITTGSQQALDLIGKILINPGDKILVESPTYLGALQAWGAYGAEYIAVPADENGIRTDGLEAALRAGPKLIYVLPNFQNPTGVTLSLDRRQRLVELADKYGVPIVEDDPYGSLRFEGQHLPSVVALDAQMRGQSQGCYTGNVIYLSTFSKILAPGLRLAWVIGPPQVIFRMAQAKQGSDLHTPTFTQMVAYQVAYDGFLDRHLDVIRSVYHRRRDIMLDGMQNTFPAGVKWTRPQGGLFLWVTLPEGMDSTEILSAAVENKVAFVPGSPFFPAGGGGNTLRMNYSNATDGGIREGMSRLGNTLKQYME
- the ftsZ gene encoding cell division protein FtsZ gives rise to the protein MIFPNDFETPEAENESHPKTVIKVVGLGGGGSNAVNRMIELGVCGVEFIACNTDHQALNHSQAPRQVALGPRTTRGLGAGGDPAVGRAAAEESSRELAEALQRADMVFLTAGMGGGTGTGAIPVAAEIARAQGAIVVAIVTLPFSFEGKRRMQAAQEGIEAMRPFCNTLITIPNDRLLEVAPKQTTFDVALRLADDVLRQGVQAIAELITRPGLVNVDFSHVRSLMQLAGGACLAVGHGTGPDKAILAVRSALHNPMLEIGSLETAAGLLVHFTGGEDLELAELHRAMQEAAADAANAEVFFGAAIDPAMKGRVQVIIVATGVGGQPLGSVIAGASHILLKHSKPEGSPASAAAPVSRLAAEQPAAAVRRPVAQLLQPAPARTPNRSRPIVGTAAPGPAEDPGPAARPGSFPVETGTIVTEEMTPTAICSGEDLEIPAFLRRRMRPPESPTAGRSFHAAS